A window of Paenibacillus polygoni contains these coding sequences:
- a CDS encoding gluconeogenesis factor YvcK family protein has product MKRPHLVVMGGGTGLSVMLRGLKNKPLDITAIVTVADDGGSSGMLRDELQMPPPGDIRNVLTALADVEPLMSELLNYRFSGNGGLSGHSLGNLILAGMTDITGDFVTAVREISRVFAVRGQVLPAAAEAVVLRAEMEDGTIVTGESQIPAYGGRIKRVYLEPDHVEPLPEAIQAIEQADAIIIGPGSLYTSILPNLLVPKLAEAVVSSKAAKIFIGNVMTQPGETDGYSVGDHLKAIDAHIGHRIFDYVIVNNGDIPEPVQEMYAEKGAKPVQLDLEEILKYSNECIADRLVMYRTYLRHDANKLSHHIYTLVQNWMIRKR; this is encoded by the coding sequence ATGAAACGTCCGCATCTTGTCGTTATGGGTGGCGGAACAGGGCTATCTGTCATGTTGCGGGGGTTAAAAAATAAGCCGCTTGATATCACGGCAATAGTTACGGTTGCCGACGATGGGGGAAGCTCAGGCATGCTGCGGGATGAACTGCAGATGCCTCCTCCAGGTGACATCCGTAATGTGCTCACAGCGCTTGCTGATGTAGAGCCGTTGATGTCAGAATTGCTTAATTATCGTTTTAGTGGAAATGGTGGATTATCCGGTCATAGTCTTGGAAACTTGATTTTGGCTGGAATGACAGATATAACAGGTGATTTTGTAACAGCGGTGAGAGAGATTAGCCGTGTTTTTGCTGTACGCGGGCAAGTATTGCCAGCTGCGGCGGAAGCTGTTGTGCTCCGCGCCGAGATGGAGGATGGTACGATCGTTACCGGCGAGTCCCAGATTCCAGCCTATGGCGGACGGATTAAAAGAGTTTATCTTGAACCGGACCACGTGGAGCCGTTGCCAGAGGCTATTCAGGCAATTGAACAGGCAGACGCCATTATTATTGGTCCCGGCAGCTTGTATACCAGCATTTTACCTAATCTTCTTGTTCCTAAATTGGCAGAAGCTGTTGTGTCCTCTAAGGCTGCGAAGATTTTTATTGGTAATGTGATGACACAGCCAGGTGAAACCGATGGTTATTCTGTTGGAGACCATTTGAAAGCCATTGATGCCCATATAGGACATCGTATATTTGATTACGTCATTGTTAACAATGGCGATATTCCTGAACCCGTTCAGGAAATGTATGCAGAAAAGGGTGCAAAACCAGTACAGCTTGATCTTGAAGAGATTTTGAAGTACTCGAATGAATGCATCGCAGATCGACTTGTCATGTACCGGACTTATTTACGGCATGATGCGAATAAACTAAGTCATCATATCTACACGCTAGTGCAAAACTGGATGATTCGAAAGAGGTGA